The Candidatus Methylomirabilota bacterium nucleotide sequence CTTAGGAGGCGTCGCATGAGATTCGGCCTTCGCCTGCCGACCTTCGCCCTCGGGCCCCGCACGGCGTCGCTCGCCGACATGGGGCGCTACCTCAGGCGGGCGGAGGCGCTCGGCTTCGAGGCGGCGGTGACGATCGACCACCTGTTGACGACTCCCCCGGCCTATTCCTGCACGTGGCTCGAGCCGATCGCTCTCTTGTCGGCGCTGGCCGGGGTGACCGAGCGGATCCGCCTGGGGACGATGGTCCTGGTCCTGCCGCTCCGGAACCCGGTCTCCTTCGCCAAGGAGTGGGCGACCTTCGACGTCCTCTCGAGCGGCCGCTCGATCCTCGGGGTCGGGGTGGGCTGGGCCGAGGAGGAGTTCCGGCTCATGGAAGTCCCGCGAAGCGAGCGCGGTCGCCGGATGGAAGAGGCACTGGAGCTGATCACGGCGCTGTGGGCGCGAGACGGGGTCACCTACGAGGGGCGGGTCTTCCGGGTGCGCAACCTCACGATCGAGCCGAAGCCGGTCCAGCGGCCGCACCCACCCATCTGGATCGGCGGCGGGAGCCAGCCGTTCGAGAAGATCTATGGCCAGCACGTCGCCGACGTCACGCCGGTGCTCCGCCGGGTCGCCCGCTACGCGGACGCCTGGGTGCCGCACTCCTCGGCGACGCCCGAGATGGTGCAGCGCGACTGGGCCGTGATCGAGACAGTGGCGCCGGAGCTCGGCCGGAAGGCGGCCGACATCGGCGTGGTCTACTCGAACTTCG carries:
- a CDS encoding TIGR03619 family F420-dependent LLM class oxidoreductase translates to MRFGLRLPTFALGPRTASLADMGRYLRRAEALGFEAAVTIDHLLTTPPAYSCTWLEPIALLSALAGVTERIRLGTMVLVLPLRNPVSFAKEWATFDVLSSGRSILGVGVGWAEEEFRLMEVPRSERGRRMEEALELITALWARDGVTYEGRVFRVRNLTIEPKPVQRPHPPIWIGGGSQPFEKIYGQHVADVTPVLRRVARYADAWVPHSSATPEMVQRDWAVIETVAPELGRKAADIGVVYSNFVCVLRAGEPPSAAAARFATFSGMDLAYWQEHYLLGEADAIAERINARIAAVGGRVDWVVLNPVDWDPEQLERLAAEVLPRLTA